In the genome of Raphanus sativus cultivar WK10039 chromosome 4, ASM80110v3, whole genome shotgun sequence, one region contains:
- the LOC108832257 gene encoding uncharacterized protein LOC108832257 produces MVADALRNGDWWLSASRSRNAIISLLKQCLPPATPIVQSSTDDRYLWKMGNESPTDQFSTAKTWNVLHPPSPPVYWHAQVWFKGRVPKHAFISWLVAWNRLTTRDRMRSWVLRSGASSALD; encoded by the exons ATGGTGGCTGATGCTTTAAGAAATGGAGATTGGTGGTTAAGTGCTTCGCGAAGCAGAAACGCCATCATCTCGTTATTGAAGCAGTGTTTGCCACCGGCCACTCCAATAGTGCAGTCATCAACTGATGATAGATACCTATGGAAAATGGGAAACGAGTCTCCCACGGATCAGTTCTCTACTGCAAAAACTTGGAATGTTCTTCACCCTCCTAGTCCTCCGGTGTACTGGCACGCGCAAGTTTGGTTCAAAGGTAGAGTTCCTAAACATGCCTTTATTTCTTGGCTTGTGGCATGGAACAGATTAACCACTAGAGATAGAATGAGGAGTTGGG TGCTGAGGTCTGGAGCTTCTTCTGCTCTCGACTAA
- the LOC108832256 gene encoding sucrose transport protein SUC3 isoform X1 translates to MAGKSGESVSISVPYRNLRKDVEVEMVTRHGNEHASSSSSSSPLNGGEGVVGKGCSLVTLVLSCTVAAGVQFGWALQLSLLTPYIQTLGISHAFSSFIWLCGPITGLVVQPCVGIWSDKCTSKYGRRRPFILVGSLMISISVIIIGFSADIGYLLGDTKEHCSTFKGTRTRAAFVFIIGFWLLDLANNTVQGPARALLADLSGPDQRNTANAVFCLWMAIGNILGFSAGASGRWQEWFPFLTSRACCAACGNLKAAFLLAVVFLTICTLVTIYFAEEIPLASNKPTRIPDSAPLLDDLQAKDPEHSTSNHGTANGIKYERVEGDMDIQLGKSNNEQQAETFIDGPGSVLVNLLTSLRHLPPAMHSVLTVMALTWLSWFPFFLFDTDWMGREVYHGDPTGDSLHVELYDQGVREGAFGLLLNSVVLGISSFLIEPMCQRMGARAVWALSNFTVFACMAGTAVISLMSLRDNSKGIEHIIAGNETTRTAAVVVFALLGFPLAITYSVPFSVTAEVTADSGGGQGLAIGVLNLAIVIPQMIVSLGAGPWDALFGGGNLPAFVLASVAAFAAGVIALRSLPTLSSAFQSTGFHIG, encoded by the exons ATGGCCGGGAAGAGTGGTGAGTCGGTGTCGATCTCTGTGCCGTATAGGAATTTGAGGAAGGATGTTGAAGTTGAGATGGTGACGAGGCATGGAAACGAacacgcttcttcttcttcgtcgtcaTCTCCTTTGAATGGTGGTGAAGGCGTGGTGGGGAAGGGTTGTAGCTTGGTGACGCTGGTGCTTAGCTGTACAGTGGCTGCTGGTGTTCAATTTGGATGGGCATTGCAACTTTCTCTCCTCACTCCTTATATTCAG ACCCTTGGAATATCGCAcgctttttcttcttttatttggcTGTGCGGCCCTATTACAGGTCTTGTG GTCCAGCCTTGTGTTGGCATTTGGAGTGATAAATGTACTTCAAAGTATGGAAGAAGACGACCTTTCATCCTCGTGGGATCGCTCATGATCTCAATATCA GTGATAATAATCGGGTTTTCTGCAGACATTGGGTATTTGTTAGGAGATACAAAAGAACATTGCAG TACTTTCAAAGGGACACGTACCAGGGCAGCTTTTGTCTTTATCATTGGGTTTTGGTTGTTGGATTTAGCAAATAACACAGTACAG GGACCTGCTCGTGCTCTTCTAGCTGATCTATCAG GTCCTGATCAGCGGAATACTGCAAATGCTGTCTTCTGCTTGTGGATGGCTATTGGGAATATCCTTGGGTTTTCAGCTGGGGCTAGCGGTCGATGGCAAGA ATGGTTCCCTTTCTTAACCTCTAGAGCATGTTGTGCTGCATGTGGAAATCTTAAAGCAGCTTTTCTTCTTGCAGTA GTCTTTCTCACTATATGCACTCTTGTCACAATCTATTTTGCTGAAGAGATTCCTTTGGCAAGCAATAAGCCCACCCGTATACCAGATTCTGCACCTTTGCTGGATGATCTCCAGGCTAAAGATCCTGAGCACTCAACATCGAATCATGGTACTGCCAACGGGATTAAGTATGAGAGAGTGGAAGGTGATATGGATATACAGCTGGGAAAGTCAAACAATGAGCAACAAGCTGAGACCTTCATTGATGGCCCTGGATCTGTTTTAGTGAATTTGCTTACCAGTTTAAGGCATTTGCCGCCTGCTATGCACTCGGTTCTTACCGTCATGGCTCTTACATGG CTATCGTGGTTCCCCTTCTTTCTGTTTGATACAGATTGGATGGGAAGAGAAGTTTACCATGGGGATCCAACGGGAGATAGTTTGCACGTGGAACTTTATGATCAAGGTGTTCGGGAAGGTGCATTTGGCTTGTTACTAAACTCT GTTGTTCTTGGGATCAGCTCATTCTTGATTGAACCAATGTGTCAGCGGATGGGTGCACGAGCTGTATGGGCTCTGAGCAATTTTACAGTATTCGCATGCATGGCAGGAACAGCTGTTATTAGCCTGATGTCTTTAAGGGATAACTCTAAAGGAATCGAACATATAATAGCTGGAAACGAAACAACAAGAACCGCAGCCGTTGTCGTTTTTGCACTCCTTGGTTTTCCTCTAGCT ATCACGTACAGTGTCCCTTTCTCTGTCACAGCAGAAGTCACTGCTGATTCCGGCGGTGGTCAAG GTTTGGCTATAGGAGTGTTGAACCTTGCAATCGTTATTCCCCAG ATGATAGTCTCGCTTGGAGCTGGTCCATGGGATGCATTGTTTGGAGGAGGAAACTTACCTGCGTTTGTTTTGGCGTCTGTTGCTGCTTTTGCTGCTGGAGTTATTGCTTTGCGTAGCCTTCCTACACTATCTAGTGCTTTCCAGTCTACTGGTTTCCACATCGGGTGA
- the LOC108832256 gene encoding sucrose transport protein SUC3 isoform X2 — MYFKVWKKTTFHPRGIAHDLNINIGYLLGDTKEHCSTFKGTRTRAAFVFIIGFWLLDLANNTVQGPARALLADLSGPDQRNTANAVFCLWMAIGNILGFSAGASGRWQEWFPFLTSRACCAACGNLKAAFLLAVVFLTICTLVTIYFAEEIPLASNKPTRIPDSAPLLDDLQAKDPEHSTSNHGTANGIKYERVEGDMDIQLGKSNNEQQAETFIDGPGSVLVNLLTSLRHLPPAMHSVLTVMALTWLSWFPFFLFDTDWMGREVYHGDPTGDSLHVELYDQGVREGAFGLLLNSVVLGISSFLIEPMCQRMGARAVWALSNFTVFACMAGTAVISLMSLRDNSKGIEHIIAGNETTRTAAVVVFALLGFPLAITYSVPFSVTAEVTADSGGGQGLAIGVLNLAIVIPQMIVSLGAGPWDALFGGGNLPAFVLASVAAFAAGVIALRSLPTLSSAFQSTGFHIG; from the exons ATGTACTTCAAAGTATGGAAGAAGACGACCTTTCATCCTCGTGGGATCGCTCATGATCTCAATATCA ACATTGGGTATTTGTTAGGAGATACAAAAGAACATTGCAG TACTTTCAAAGGGACACGTACCAGGGCAGCTTTTGTCTTTATCATTGGGTTTTGGTTGTTGGATTTAGCAAATAACACAGTACAG GGACCTGCTCGTGCTCTTCTAGCTGATCTATCAG GTCCTGATCAGCGGAATACTGCAAATGCTGTCTTCTGCTTGTGGATGGCTATTGGGAATATCCTTGGGTTTTCAGCTGGGGCTAGCGGTCGATGGCAAGA ATGGTTCCCTTTCTTAACCTCTAGAGCATGTTGTGCTGCATGTGGAAATCTTAAAGCAGCTTTTCTTCTTGCAGTA GTCTTTCTCACTATATGCACTCTTGTCACAATCTATTTTGCTGAAGAGATTCCTTTGGCAAGCAATAAGCCCACCCGTATACCAGATTCTGCACCTTTGCTGGATGATCTCCAGGCTAAAGATCCTGAGCACTCAACATCGAATCATGGTACTGCCAACGGGATTAAGTATGAGAGAGTGGAAGGTGATATGGATATACAGCTGGGAAAGTCAAACAATGAGCAACAAGCTGAGACCTTCATTGATGGCCCTGGATCTGTTTTAGTGAATTTGCTTACCAGTTTAAGGCATTTGCCGCCTGCTATGCACTCGGTTCTTACCGTCATGGCTCTTACATGG CTATCGTGGTTCCCCTTCTTTCTGTTTGATACAGATTGGATGGGAAGAGAAGTTTACCATGGGGATCCAACGGGAGATAGTTTGCACGTGGAACTTTATGATCAAGGTGTTCGGGAAGGTGCATTTGGCTTGTTACTAAACTCT GTTGTTCTTGGGATCAGCTCATTCTTGATTGAACCAATGTGTCAGCGGATGGGTGCACGAGCTGTATGGGCTCTGAGCAATTTTACAGTATTCGCATGCATGGCAGGAACAGCTGTTATTAGCCTGATGTCTTTAAGGGATAACTCTAAAGGAATCGAACATATAATAGCTGGAAACGAAACAACAAGAACCGCAGCCGTTGTCGTTTTTGCACTCCTTGGTTTTCCTCTAGCT ATCACGTACAGTGTCCCTTTCTCTGTCACAGCAGAAGTCACTGCTGATTCCGGCGGTGGTCAAG GTTTGGCTATAGGAGTGTTGAACCTTGCAATCGTTATTCCCCAG ATGATAGTCTCGCTTGGAGCTGGTCCATGGGATGCATTGTTTGGAGGAGGAAACTTACCTGCGTTTGTTTTGGCGTCTGTTGCTGCTTTTGCTGCTGGAGTTATTGCTTTGCGTAGCCTTCCTACACTATCTAGTGCTTTCCAGTCTACTGGTTTCCACATCGGGTGA